The Plasmodium vivax chromosome 12, whole genome shotgun sequence genomic interval CGCTGGGCAAAACCGCGAAGGGGCCTCCAATCTCGGGAAAGAAGTTAAACGAGCTGCTTCCTCAACGGCGCACGATGTGACGCGGCGGTGATGATGGTAACTGGGACGGACGTGCAAACAGTCTACACGAATAGGCACACAGCTGTGCGCCGTGCGCCTTAAAATGGCAAAAgcgtaacaaaaaaaggaaaaaaaaaggagtaggGGGGCTCGCGCAGCATTGGGGCGGGCTCCTCTGCCAAGGGGCTGCTCGATcaactctccttttttatttttctcttcaactGCGAAGGGGAAGTCCCCGCCCCGCTTCTGCACGCGTGAGCCCCACGGAGAACTCCCacgtagggaaaaaaaaaaaaaaaaaaaaaaaaaacagaagtgaagtgaagtgaagagaacaaaaaaaaacaagcccCCTCTGCAGTGCACACTACACACATGTAATCCaataagttaaaaatttaaaacgtCACAACGAAGTGCTCCATCTGTCCTGCTCAGCAATGGTCGTAACCCTCTGATGGGTCGGTCGCGCGGGAGAACTCCACCGGGTGCGTTGTTCCCCTGTTTGTGATGACTCCTCtaagggggaggcaaaaacgGGGAAGTCCTCGTCAGTATAGCTTGCAGCATTGGTTGTTCTTCTTAGCTTGCCTGCAAAGAGGGGGGGCGTAAAtgtaaatacaaataaataaatatataatatatatatgtatatacacatCGGTGCCGCTCTACGAACGAACTGTTGCCCATCGTAGGGCCGGAAGGACCACCCAGAGGGGCCCGTCTCTCCCCTCCGCTAGCCCGCTAACCCCCTAGCGTCGGACGGGACGCACCTGTAAAACTGGTAGGAAGAGTTAGACAAATCCTGGCTCTTCTTCATGAGGTCATCtagcttctccccccgctgTAACAAATCGTCAATGTTTTTTAGCATCACGTCTTTTACCTCATCTAGATCCTTCTGTACCCTGGAGAGCTTGTCCGCCTCAGATGGGTTTTGGTATTTCTTCAGAAGCTCTTGCAACTCGGTTGTGAATAGAGCCCCCTCCATCAGGTCCTCCACCACATGTTCATACTTCCCCCTGCACTTTTGCTGAAAGAGTCTCTGCGTAGCGTCAATTAGCCCGAAAGCTATTCGCAGGGGGTATGTTTTGGTCGACAGCACCAGCACGCTGACATTCGTTTCCTTATTGGTGTAAACGTGCAGGTGGCCTATCCCCGACTCTAATTCGATCACTTCTCTGTTTCCCTTGGGGGTCCTGCTGCATACCAATCGGGAGTGGAAGAATACGTGCTCCTTCAGGGAGGAGCGgtggaagaaggggaaggacgACAGGTCCACTGCTGCCGAGAGGAACACAGGCTTCGACGCATCGTGCCTGTAAATTAGAATCGCATACAGCGCAACTTTGCTCGACCGCTCGCTGCTGGGCAGGGCCCCCGGCAAGTCGTTCAtcggggagggggaagtgggagaagtggaagaagtgggggaggaaatggacgaaatggaagtgggggaggaaatggacgaaatggaagtgggggaggaaatggacgaaatggaagtgggggaagaaatGGACGAAATGGAAGTGGGGGAGGGGACTCACAGGCGAGCGATCATCTGCTGGTCTGCTAAGCTGCTAATCTGCTAATCTGCCAATCGGCCGAAGCGAGGCATGCTTATTTTATGCTGAGTCGCGTACGAAAGCACGGGCACTATTCTCCTCATCCGCGCGCTCGCAGCTCTTCCGTTTCCGCGCTTTAAGTGGGCGATGAAGAAGCACGTtgaggggcgaaaaaaaaaaaaaaaaaaatgacctgCGTGAGTTTACCGGAAGGGACCAAATggaatgaaaagaaaaaaaaaaaaaaaaaaaaaaaaaaaccagaTTTATACTGCCCCCCAGTTGGGCAGTACCCCTGGAGGGTGTCGCGACGGAGTGGCAGCCAGCGCCAACTCGGCTGAGGGTGAAACTCTCACGTCAAACGAAGTAGCATACGAGGGAAGCcctcaaatggggaagcgaaacaaaaaaaaaagggggtgaagtGTAGCCAtcccgggggggaggggctcAAAATGGAGCACTGCCATATTTCATTAGTCTCTAAATTTCGCACGTTTTGATATCTTTGCCTAGTCATGGTGAGCACGCCACGTTTGGGGGTTCCCCTTCCCGGATGCGCCTCGATAGTAGCGTCGGGAGGGGCTGCCCTGTTGAGGGACTACCGAATTGAGAGGCCACCCAGTGGAGAGACTGCCCACCGCAGTCGATCTCCGTGGTCCACTTCTCACCATGAGTGGCTCCTTGGGTAGCCAGCAAACTCGCCCGGACGCTCACCCTGACGCTTGACACGTGAAAGGGTGTACCCGTTCAGTTCATCCGTTTTTGTTGTGCCCATTGGGGCTTGGCCCCCTCCGCAGACAgccgggggggaagcatacGTGTGTGCAAAGGGGCAAACCAACTCACAGAGTAACAGCAAAGGGGCTGCCAAACGCGCCACCCCCCAGGCGTCACCTACACGTGGAAGAGCAGGTAGTGAGCCAAGTCGAGGCCGATTTGGTGGTCGAGGAAGCTCAGGAAGAAGGTGCTCACGTAGCTGAGGAAGGAGAGGTGAAGGAAGTGGAAGGCGCGCAGGAAGAGCGGGAAGGGGGGCGGCCCCGCCTGGGCTGGAGCGCCAAAAGGACCACCGTTCATCTTTCGAAGGGGGTCACCGCCTATCTCGCCAAGGGAAACACCGCTCATCTCGCTGAAAGGACCACCGCCCACCTCGCCACGGGAGACCCCCAAACCGCGCAAGCACACACAGGCGAAGTAACAAAaaagcttcttcaaaaaggagagaagaaccaaaaaaacatttttgtgcaaCACAGACGGGGAGCTCCCCAGAATGGCTCGAAATATGAAATGCATCTTCCTGTTGTGCCGTAATTTGGAATTGGCGTAAATGCGCCTGACCATCTGGGTGACCCTTGCAAAGGTGCCGAATGGAGGGGTTAACACTCTGAAGAGTTCCTCCCACAGCAACAGGATGGCGGCCACACAGATGGGTCTCTCCACTTTGCCGTTGCTTTGTAGTTGCCCCACTAAGTAGTGGACCTCCAGCGGTACATCCCTCTGCCTGCTACCATTTTGGgcgaaaattttttcattcacatATTTCTGCTGTGGGTACTGCGCACAGAAGTAATGCTTCCTCCAgctataattaaaatggggTTGAATTCCATTTGAGTCTACTCCTTGGAGGGAGGAAGAGGTGGGGCTGAAGCAGTACACCAGGTGGTCCGTGCGTAGGTTAGACAGCCCCAGTGGGTACAACGGTTGATCCGCTTCCTGCGAGGAGACCCCCTCTGGGAGAGTCCCCACCCTGTTGAGTAATTCCCTTTCATACTGGTCAATTgcgaagaagcaaaatagAACAAACTTGGTGATGTTCACTGGGAGGTAGGGTCTCCCCTTTGCTCCCCCCAACTGCTCCctcattttgcaattctgCAAGCCGTTTCGGCTACTCCTTCTGTGCAGGCTTATGTTGGTTTTCACCCTGGCGGTTGTCCTGGGCCCACTCCTCCGCCTCTCCACTGGGGGGCGCTTACCGCAGcgtgcccccccccaggggtgCTCATCCCGAAGGAGAGCACCGACGAGGTTCTCTCCCAGGGAGTACCTACACGTAAAGAAGATCTGCTTAACATCCCTCCCACACTTGTGAATtctaattattaaaatgaagCAGCCCTTTACAATGCCATCTCCTTTTAGCATGTGGTCCACATAAACGTTCAGgtgaattttctttttttcatttggccTGACGACCCCTTTGTGCGGATGCACGTAGATGTGCCTCACCATGTCGACGTGGTTCTCTTGCTCAGCAGGTGCTGGGCGGCATTCCTTTCTCTTTCCGCTCGCCTGGCTTCTCCCAAAACGGACGTTCTCCTCTAGGTGCTTGAAAATGGAGTTCTTCTTCAGGTGCAGGAAGGAGTAGAGGTGGATTGGGATGGTCGTCTGGCTCTTCGGGTCGAAGCACAGGATCGAGAAGGAGAGCTCCCCCCGCGCGGCTGGAGGTGCATCCGCTGACCATTTGAGGTGTTTCAATTCATCTTGAGGTACACCCGCTGACCAGTTGAAGTGTCTCCCTTCATCTGGAGGTACACCCGCTGACCATTTGAAGTGTCTCCCTTCATGCGGCTGTCCATCCCCTAACCCTTTGAAGGGCCCCCCCCTCTCGCAAACCTcgccgccacccccccctgggTTCGCATACTCCAAAAGGAAGCTCGCCTGACACACCTGGTACGTGTAGACGCAGCCCAACTCCAGCACCTCCGGCTTCACCCCGATGTGTGCATTTTCTGCCCCCCActtggcctcccccccgtgcgGCAAAAAGAAATCACCAACAATGCTAACCTCCACTTGGGAAAACAACTCGCAGCAAATTTTAAAGCCAAAGGAAACCAATTCGtcatttttgcctgaacatgTTAAGGTAAAATAGGACCTTTTCTTCAACACGTTTTTTTCGCTCTTATTTAAAATGGTAACATTGTTTCCCCAAATGAGGGAGTCATTCTGTAGGTTGCCCTCCCCTGAGTGGTTAAAAAGAACCGACTGGTCGAAACCCTGCAGGACTACGACGTCCATGCTGAGCATGTGCAGGTCCTCCTTGTCCGTCTCGAAGGCTATGTTGTTCGCGAAGTGGTTATACATCTGCATGCAGCACAGGCGGTAGTTCTGCAGGAAGGCCTCGGCGTAGTTGCTTCCAGTGGCGGCTGGGCGGCAGTCGCGTTGCGTCGAGGTAGTTAGGTGCACATTACCATCACGTCTGTGTTTGCTCTTGTCACTCccgcgcccctcccccccgccgAGCAAACACCTGTAGTACTCGGCCCGCTCCACGTGCCTGTCCAAATCGAAATTGGCGAGACAAACGCAGAGAGAGACTCCTTTGAACGTAAACGTGACGCAGGTCACCACGTTCTCGTCGtgccttctccccctcccctctGTGCCTCCCTCCGCTTGGACCTTGGCACACCCACTCGCCCCTTCGCTGCGGCACCGGGGGTGTCTGCGTGGGG includes:
- a CDS encoding hypothetical protein, conserved (encoded by transcript PVX_116645A) produces the protein MKSYRKHSASFYVLDAAAHGGDFPALWRDLQFSPTEDIVIVSLKNDSRRGNHLRNAIKAKLEQRAGRRGEHIPCGVQDQYELVDPNFQFEGNSFILMVRGELRSDIGQVHCKSVQLRLRRRYGKRYSRVMRHCFDHFMRCTRPLGGGTPGQAGQLPAKRMIQRRGASQARARPPRRHPRCRSEGASGCAKVQAEGGTEGRGRRHDENVVTCVTFTFKGVSLCVCLANFDLDRHVERAEYYRCLLGGGEGRGSDKSKHRRDGNVHLTTSTQRDCRPAATGSNYAEAFLQNYRLCCMQMYNHFANNIAFETDKEDLHMLSMDVVVLQGFDQSVLFNHSGEGNLQNDSLIWGNNVTILNKSEKNVLKKRSYFTLTCSGKNDELVSFGFKICCELFSQVEVSIVGDFFLPHGGEAKWGAENAHIGVKPEVLELGCVYTYQVCQASFLLEYANPGGGGGEVCERGGPFKGLGDGQPHEGRHFKWSAGVPPDEGRHFNWSAGVPQDELKHLKWSADAPPAARGELSFSILCFDPKSQTTIPIHLYSFLHLKKNSIFKHLEENVRFGRSQASGKRKECRPAPAEQENHVDMVRHIYVHPHKGVVRPNEKKKIHLNVYVDHMLKGDGIVKGCFILIIRIHKCGRDVKQIFFTCRYSLGENLVGALLRDEHPWGGARCGKRPPVERRRSGPRTTARVKTNISLHRRSSRNGLQNCKMREQLGGAKGRPYLPVNITKFVLFCFFAIDQYERELLNRVGTLPEGVSSQEADQPLYPLGLSNLRTDHLVYCFSPTSSSLQGVDSNGIQPHFNYSWRKHYFCAQYPQQKYVNEKIFAQNGSRQRDVPLEVHYLVGQLQSNGKVERPICVAAILLLWEELFRVLTPPFGTFARVTQMVRRIYANSKLRHNRKMHFIFRAILGSSPSVLHKNVFLVLLSFLKKLFCYFACVCLRGLGVSRGEVGGGPFSEMSGVSLGEIGGDPLRKMNGGPFGAPAQAGPPPFPLFLRAFHFLHLSFLSYVSTFFLSFLDHQIGLDLAHYLLFHV
- a CDS encoding VAMP-like protein YKT62, putative (encoded by transcript PVX_116640A), producing the protein MNDLPGALPSSERSSKVALYAILIYRHDASKPVFLSAAVDLSSFPFFHRSSLKEHVFFHSRLVCSRTPKGNREVIELESGIGHLHVYTNKETNVSVLVLSTKTYPLRIAFGLIDATQRLFQQKCRGKYEHVVEDLMEGALFTTELQELLKKYQNPSEADKLSRVQKDLDEVKDVMLKNIDDLLQRGEKLDDLMKKSQDLSNSSYQFYRCVPSDARGLAG